One region of Polynucleobacter paneuropaeus genomic DNA includes:
- the serC gene encoding 3-phosphoserine/phosphohydroxythreonine transaminase, whose protein sequence is MTFDRRIFNFAAGPATLPEETLRQAADEMLNWHGLGSSVMEISHRSKEFMAVYEETLHDLRTLMNIPNDYEILLLQGGGIGQNAAIPMNLMGLGKNGPKADFIVTGIWSEKSFKEAQKYGVAHLAASSEAEKFTTVPPRSAWNLSSDAAYVHICANETIGGVEFDHAPDVGNVPLVADVSSNILSKEMDVSQYGVLFAGAQKNIGPSGVTIVIVRKDLLGHCMPITPSVWDWAKEAANQSMLNTPPTFAIYMAGLSFKWLLKQGGVKAIAKQNQAKADLLYECIDQSSLYENRIAKLYRSRMNVTFFLKDEALNAEFLAQSHAAGLVALRGHKAVGGMRASIYNAMPIEGVKALVEFMRDFERRA, encoded by the coding sequence ATGACGTTTGACCGCCGCATTTTCAATTTCGCTGCGGGTCCCGCCACTCTGCCAGAGGAGACTCTGAGGCAGGCTGCCGATGAAATGCTGAACTGGCATGGTCTAGGTAGCAGCGTCATGGAAATTAGCCACCGCAGCAAAGAGTTCATGGCAGTCTATGAAGAGACATTGCACGATCTGCGAACTCTAATGAACATTCCCAATGACTATGAGATTTTGCTCTTACAAGGTGGGGGTATTGGTCAAAACGCGGCAATCCCAATGAATCTCATGGGTCTTGGCAAGAATGGTCCCAAGGCAGATTTTATTGTGACGGGTATTTGGTCCGAGAAATCTTTCAAGGAAGCTCAAAAGTATGGAGTGGCCCATCTAGCCGCTTCTTCAGAGGCAGAAAAATTCACCACTGTTCCGCCACGCTCCGCTTGGAACTTATCTAGCGATGCCGCTTATGTTCACATCTGCGCAAATGAAACAATTGGTGGCGTTGAATTTGACCATGCGCCCGATGTTGGCAATGTGCCTTTAGTCGCGGACGTATCGAGCAACATTCTTTCAAAAGAAATGGATGTAAGCCAATACGGCGTCTTGTTCGCAGGCGCGCAAAAAAATATTGGGCCTTCTGGTGTCACAATTGTGATCGTGCGCAAAGATCTGTTGGGCCACTGCATGCCAATTACCCCATCAGTTTGGGATTGGGCCAAGGAGGCTGCCAATCAATCGATGTTGAATACTCCGCCTACTTTTGCCATCTATATGGCTGGTCTTAGCTTCAAGTGGTTGTTAAAGCAGGGTGGTGTTAAAGCGATTGCTAAGCAGAATCAAGCCAAAGCCGATTTGCTTTATGAATGTATCGACCAAAGTAGTTTGTATGAGAACCGTATTGCCAAACTCTATCGCTCCAGAATGAACGTCACCTTCTTTTTGAAGGATGAGGCCTTGAACGCCGAGTTTCTGGCGCAATCCCATGCTGCAGGTTTGGTAGCATTGAGAGGTCACAAAGCAGTTGGTGGAATGCGGGCGAGTATCTACAATGCAATGCCTATAGAAGGTGTAAAAGCCTTGGTTGAATTTATGCGTGATTTTGAAAGGCGGGCTTAA